The Ornithodoros turicata isolate Travis chromosome 7, ASM3712646v1, whole genome shotgun sequence genome includes a region encoding these proteins:
- the LOC135399964 gene encoding gastrula zinc finger protein xFG20-1-like isoform X2, whose amino-acid sequence MSSKDSENCQKSFGSVPLLDMLAEVASATLKSDPVLLKDSPQKVRKASMQADILTLDQIRALSDRMLLDMFSELTSNEIKRIFSYRCYLMPETCTETFSSFGNENRARLQMKSHLLTHIAKLLRETAGMDQKSKFTAEPIQARRRRLMELDGGGRRKRRGQAKKVAPVKPERHEKRKIKVRTAPPPQRDTTSNGTHKDLHHRTSQRQVAQPASEEKPIVEDGPRQLVLQDHSYAGNGRKACLPEDDESDSDMEELCGDEVESRTHLPPHMVIATPAFPYVYVPLLPNTSSILEVAEQEDESSVKSEDESESEPEAALEAPRPQEMRSPRKFADRRAPDSADYERRLALKHIRALRSKRKDERGPLVCKICKTKMFTAQATLMYHYRSHAGIKPFNCKICEATFTRQHSLNYHMLIHNNKSRFACDDCGRNFRHPSHFKEHLRRHTGETPYECADCKQRFKTRNTYKRHLKTRHNKILTAQGIVSLGDNAEGLLRRALRHHKQKEDSWADVACTPSP is encoded by the exons atgagcaGTAAAGACAGCGAAAACTGTCAGAAAAGCTTCGGCTCTGTGCCGTTGCTTGACATGCTGGCAGAGGTGGCGTCTGCAACACTTAAAAGTGACCCGGTTTTATTGAAGGACTCGCCGCAAAAG GTTCGAAAGGCTTCCATGCAAGCGGACATTCTTACCTTGGATCAGATCCGTGCACTGTCAGACCGTATGTTGCTTGACATGTTTTCCGAACTTACAAGCAACGAAATAAAACGGATCTTCAGCTATCGGTGTTACTTGATGCCCGAAACCTGCACAGAGACATTTTCTAGTTTCGGAAACGAGAACAGAGCAAGATTACAGATGAAGTCTCATCTGCTCACTCATATAGCCAAGCTGCTTAGGGAAACAGCAG GCATGGACCAAAAGAGCAAATTCACTGCAGAGCCCATTCAGGCAAGACGCCGTCGCCTTATGG AGCTTGATGGAGGAGGCCGCAGGAAACGGCGAGGCCAGGCGAAGAAAGTTGCACCAGTCAAGCCGGAACGGCACGAGAAACGCAAGATAAAGGTTCGAACCGCCCCGCCTCCGCAACGCGACACAACCTCCAACGGCACCCACAAAGACCTGCACCACCGCACGAGCCAGAGGCAAGTAGCGCAGCCAGCATCCGAAGAGAAACCCATCGTGGAAGACGGACCGAGACAGTTGGTATTGCAAGACCACTCCTACGCTGGTAATGGACGGAAAGCTTGTCTCCCCGAAGACGACGAGTCAGACAGCGACATGGAGGAATTGTGCGGAGACGAAGTGGAATCGCGGACCCATCTGCCCCCCCACATGGTCATCGCCACCCCAGCCTTCCCTTACGTGTACGTGCCTCTGTTGCCTAACACGTCGTCCATTCTGGAAGTGGCGGAACAAGAGGACGAGAGTTCCGTGAAGAGCGAAGATGAGAGCGAGTCCGAGCCAGAGGCTGCCCTGGAAGCCCCACGGCCGCAGGAAATGAGGAGTCCCCGAAAGTTTGCAGACAGAAGGGCACCGGACTCTGCGGACTACGAGAGG AGGCTGGCACTGAAACACATCCGCGCCCTACGCTCCAAGCGAAAGGACGAACGAGGCCCTCTGGTGTGCAAGATCTGCAAGACTAAAATGTTCACAGCACAGGCTACTCTGATGTACCACTACCGCAGTCATGCAG GTATCAAGCCCTTCAACTGCAAAATCTGTGAGGCAACATTCACGCGTCAGCACAGTCTCAACTACCATATGCTGATCCATAACAACAAGAGTCGCTTCGCATGCGACGACTGCGGACGGAACTTCCGCCACCCCAGCCACTTCAAGGAACATCTTCGCAGACACACCGGAGAAACACCGTATGAATGCGCAGACTGTAAACAGAG GTTCAAAACAAGGAACACTTACAAGAGGCACCTCAAGACTCGCCACAACAAGATCCTCACGGCGCAGGGAATCGTTTCTCTGGGAGACAATGCCGAGGGCCTTTTGCGCAGAGCCTTGAGGCACCACAAGCAGAAAGAAGACTCGTGGGCGGATGTGGCGTGCACCCCTTCTCCGTAG
- the LOC135399964 gene encoding B-cell CLL/lymphoma 6 member B protein-like isoform X1 encodes MCALRDKMLHFMVLAEAVAYNSVPRGERKRKMSSKDSENCQKSFGSVPLLDMLAEVASATLKSDPVLLKDSPQKVRKASMQADILTLDQIRALSDRMLLDMFSELTSNEIKRIFSYRCYLMPETCTETFSSFGNENRARLQMKSHLLTHIAKLLRETAGMDQKSKFTAEPIQARRRRLMELDGGGRRKRRGQAKKVAPVKPERHEKRKIKVRTAPPPQRDTTSNGTHKDLHHRTSQRQVAQPASEEKPIVEDGPRQLVLQDHSYAGNGRKACLPEDDESDSDMEELCGDEVESRTHLPPHMVIATPAFPYVYVPLLPNTSSILEVAEQEDESSVKSEDESESEPEAALEAPRPQEMRSPRKFADRRAPDSADYERRLALKHIRALRSKRKDERGPLVCKICKTKMFTAQATLMYHYRSHAGIKPFNCKICEATFTRQHSLNYHMLIHNNKSRFACDDCGRNFRHPSHFKEHLRRHTGETPYECADCKQRFKTRNTYKRHLKTRHNKILTAQGIVSLGDNAEGLLRRALRHHKQKEDSWADVACTPSP; translated from the exons ATGTGCGCGCTCCGCGATAAAATGTTGCATTTCATG GTCCTCGCAGAAGCCGTAGCGTACAATTCAGTGCCAAGAggagaacgaaaaagaaaaatgagcaGTAAAGACAGCGAAAACTGTCAGAAAAGCTTCGGCTCTGTGCCGTTGCTTGACATGCTGGCAGAGGTGGCGTCTGCAACACTTAAAAGTGACCCGGTTTTATTGAAGGACTCGCCGCAAAAG GTTCGAAAGGCTTCCATGCAAGCGGACATTCTTACCTTGGATCAGATCCGTGCACTGTCAGACCGTATGTTGCTTGACATGTTTTCCGAACTTACAAGCAACGAAATAAAACGGATCTTCAGCTATCGGTGTTACTTGATGCCCGAAACCTGCACAGAGACATTTTCTAGTTTCGGAAACGAGAACAGAGCAAGATTACAGATGAAGTCTCATCTGCTCACTCATATAGCCAAGCTGCTTAGGGAAACAGCAG GCATGGACCAAAAGAGCAAATTCACTGCAGAGCCCATTCAGGCAAGACGCCGTCGCCTTATGG AGCTTGATGGAGGAGGCCGCAGGAAACGGCGAGGCCAGGCGAAGAAAGTTGCACCAGTCAAGCCGGAACGGCACGAGAAACGCAAGATAAAGGTTCGAACCGCCCCGCCTCCGCAACGCGACACAACCTCCAACGGCACCCACAAAGACCTGCACCACCGCACGAGCCAGAGGCAAGTAGCGCAGCCAGCATCCGAAGAGAAACCCATCGTGGAAGACGGACCGAGACAGTTGGTATTGCAAGACCACTCCTACGCTGGTAATGGACGGAAAGCTTGTCTCCCCGAAGACGACGAGTCAGACAGCGACATGGAGGAATTGTGCGGAGACGAAGTGGAATCGCGGACCCATCTGCCCCCCCACATGGTCATCGCCACCCCAGCCTTCCCTTACGTGTACGTGCCTCTGTTGCCTAACACGTCGTCCATTCTGGAAGTGGCGGAACAAGAGGACGAGAGTTCCGTGAAGAGCGAAGATGAGAGCGAGTCCGAGCCAGAGGCTGCCCTGGAAGCCCCACGGCCGCAGGAAATGAGGAGTCCCCGAAAGTTTGCAGACAGAAGGGCACCGGACTCTGCGGACTACGAGAGG AGGCTGGCACTGAAACACATCCGCGCCCTACGCTCCAAGCGAAAGGACGAACGAGGCCCTCTGGTGTGCAAGATCTGCAAGACTAAAATGTTCACAGCACAGGCTACTCTGATGTACCACTACCGCAGTCATGCAG GTATCAAGCCCTTCAACTGCAAAATCTGTGAGGCAACATTCACGCGTCAGCACAGTCTCAACTACCATATGCTGATCCATAACAACAAGAGTCGCTTCGCATGCGACGACTGCGGACGGAACTTCCGCCACCCCAGCCACTTCAAGGAACATCTTCGCAGACACACCGGAGAAACACCGTATGAATGCGCAGACTGTAAACAGAG GTTCAAAACAAGGAACACTTACAAGAGGCACCTCAAGACTCGCCACAACAAGATCCTCACGGCGCAGGGAATCGTTTCTCTGGGAGACAATGCCGAGGGCCTTTTGCGCAGAGCCTTGAGGCACCACAAGCAGAAAGAAGACTCGTGGGCGGATGTGGCGTGCACCCCTTCTCCGTAG